One stretch of Pomacea canaliculata isolate SZHN2017 linkage group LG1, ASM307304v1, whole genome shotgun sequence DNA includes these proteins:
- the LOC112562281 gene encoding uncharacterized protein LOC112562281: MRDLIAVLLLVTILSVCQGRVGHVCTSKDQCAADECCEIINIVVASRKRQALLQPIRPVSHSGTCQKYQQKGSYCQAFDVLNGYCGCAQGLTCKSVYVGTPLPPVPASPSRRDIMPGYAFYCLEAGTV; encoded by the exons atgAGGGACCTGATCGCTGTCCTACTGCTGGTGACaattctgtcagtctgtcag GGGAGGGTGGGTCACGTGTGCACGTCCAAAGACCAGTGTGCAGCCGACGAGTGCTGCGAGATCATCAACATCGTCGTGGCCAGCAGGAAACGTCAGGCTCTGCTGCAGCCCATCCGTCCTGTCAGCCACTCAG GTACATGCCAGAAATACCAACAGAAGGGCAGCTACTGTCAGGCCTTTGACGTGCTGAACGGTTACTGCGGCTGCGCGCAGGGCCTGACCTGCAAGTCGGTCTACGTGGGTACCCCGTTACCTCCTGTACCCGCCTCTCCTTCTCGCCGGGACATCATGCCTGGCTACGCCTTTTATTGTCTGGAAGCTGGAACTGTGTAA
- the LOC112562288 gene encoding uncharacterized protein LOC112562288, whose protein sequence is MKVLIVSVLAAIVLATCKAKVGKVCTSQSQCAADECCQIVNIVILSKKRELALSPVRNTSGTCQKYHKAGDNCNSFDVLNGYCSCAPGLTCTTVQVSTTPATAPLTAMKMAPGYSSFCTVA, encoded by the exons ATGAAGGTCTTGATTGTCTCCGTACTGGCAGCCATTGTTCTGGCGACATGCAAG GCTAAGGTTGGCAAGGTCTGCACGTCCCAGAGCCAGTGCGCAGCCGATGAGTGTTGTCAGATCGTCAACATCGTCATCCTCAGCAAGAAACGAGAACTCGCACTTTCACCTGTTCGCAACACCTCAG gCACCTGCCAGAAATATCACAAAGCAGGTGATAACTGCAACTCCTTCGATGTGCTGAACGGCTACTGCAGCTGCGCACCTGGCCTGACGTGCACCACCGTGCAGGTGTCCACCACACCAGCAACGGCTCCGCTCACGGCCATGAAAATGGCGCCTGGCTATTCATCCTTCTGCACAGTGGCTTAG